A genomic segment from Pollutimonas thiosulfatoxidans encodes:
- the glmM gene encoding phosphoglucosamine mutase, whose amino-acid sequence MTERRYFGTDGVRGEVGGPTINAAFALRLGYAAGRVLARQYPGRGRPAVIIGKDTRISGYMLESALEAGLSAAGIDVLLAGPVPTPAVAYLTRALRLVAGIVISASHNPFQDNGIKFFSAQGMKLPDEIEAQIEAEIDQPVGCVGSEALGRARRIDDAAGRYIEFCKSTFPNELDLSGLRIVVDAAHGAAYHIAPHVFRELGAEVFAIGCQPDGFNINEKVGAMHPEALVEEVRLRGADLGIALDGDADRLQMVDGTGRLYNGDELLYAIVCDRMKQKPVEGVVGTLMTNLGFEKQMQALGVGFERAKVGDRYVLEAMQRRGWLYGGESSGHLLCLDCHTTGDGIIAALQVLTAMSRSGKSLDELVSELKMYPQKMVNVPLAPGVKWQAHRGLQAAREAVEKQLGDRGRVLIRASGTEPKLRLMVEADELALVEDGLRELVAVNLAID is encoded by the coding sequence ATGACAGAGCGCAGGTATTTCGGTACAGACGGCGTGCGGGGCGAAGTGGGCGGACCCACCATCAATGCGGCGTTTGCGCTGCGTCTGGGCTATGCGGCGGGGCGCGTGCTCGCACGCCAGTATCCGGGCCGGGGTCGGCCGGCAGTCATCATCGGCAAAGACACGCGTATTTCTGGGTATATGCTCGAGTCCGCACTGGAAGCCGGCTTGTCGGCAGCGGGCATCGATGTGCTTCTGGCCGGGCCAGTGCCCACGCCGGCCGTCGCTTACCTTACGCGCGCCCTACGGCTGGTTGCCGGCATAGTCATCAGTGCCTCGCATAATCCTTTTCAAGATAACGGCATCAAGTTCTTTTCGGCCCAGGGCATGAAATTGCCCGACGAAATCGAAGCCCAGATCGAAGCCGAGATAGATCAGCCGGTGGGTTGCGTCGGATCCGAGGCACTGGGCCGGGCCCGGCGCATCGACGATGCTGCCGGCCGTTATATCGAGTTCTGCAAAAGCACCTTCCCCAACGAACTGGACTTATCCGGCTTGCGTATTGTGGTGGATGCCGCGCACGGCGCTGCCTACCATATTGCGCCGCATGTCTTTCGCGAATTGGGCGCCGAGGTATTTGCCATAGGCTGCCAGCCTGATGGCTTCAATATCAACGAGAAGGTCGGCGCGATGCACCCCGAAGCCCTGGTCGAGGAGGTCCGGCTACGGGGCGCCGATCTGGGCATTGCGCTTGATGGCGATGCCGACAGATTGCAGATGGTGGATGGTACTGGCCGCCTGTACAACGGCGACGAACTGCTCTACGCCATCGTGTGCGACCGCATGAAGCAAAAGCCTGTAGAGGGCGTGGTAGGCACCCTGATGACCAATCTGGGCTTCGAGAAACAAATGCAAGCCCTGGGGGTAGGTTTCGAGCGAGCCAAGGTGGGGGATCGCTACGTACTGGAAGCCATGCAGCGCCGCGGCTGGCTTTATGGCGGCGAAAGCTCAGGCCATCTGCTGTGCCTCGATTGTCACACGACCGGCGATGGCATCATTGCCGCCTTGCAGGTGCTGACGGCCATGAGCCGCAGCGGCAAGAGCCTGGACGAACTCGTTTCAGAACTGAAAATGTATCCTCAGAAGATGGTCAACGTCCCCTTGGCTCCAGGCGTCAAATGGCAGGCGCATCGCGGCTTGCAAGCGGCGCGCGAGGCAGTAGAGAAGCAACTGGGCGATCGGGGCAGGGTGCTGATCCGGGCATCCGGCACTGAGCCCAAGCTGCGACTGATGGTTGAAGCAGACGAGTTGGCCCTGGTTGAAGACGGCCTACGCGAGTTGGTCGCGGTGAATCTGGCCATCGACTAG
- the folP gene encoding dihydropteroate synthase: MSPGLLCGRFELDLERPLIMGIVNVTPDSFSDGAQHLEADAAIAHARSLIAQGADILDIGGESTRPGAEPVPAEVELARILPLIEALRTADIPLSIDTFKPEVMRAALAAGADMINDIYGFRRPGALDAVAGSGCGLCVMHMQGEPKTMQQAPQYGDLVHDVEAFLHDRVRAIRACGIDSGRIVLDPGFGFGKTAAQNYLLLRRLDEMDSLGCPWLIGVSRKSMIGHVSGGTPSERVPGSIAAALAGIARGVHIVRVHDVRATAEAVKVWRAIEHGDFL, encoded by the coding sequence ATGAGTCCTGGCTTGCTTTGTGGGCGCTTCGAGCTCGATCTCGAGCGCCCATTAATTATGGGCATCGTCAATGTCACCCCCGACTCGTTCTCGGATGGTGCCCAGCACCTTGAGGCCGATGCAGCCATCGCGCACGCGCGCTCGCTGATCGCGCAGGGTGCCGACATCCTTGATATTGGCGGTGAGTCCACCCGCCCAGGCGCCGAACCCGTGCCCGCCGAAGTCGAACTCGCACGCATTTTGCCGCTGATCGAGGCGCTGCGCACGGCCGACATTCCCCTGTCCATCGATACCTTCAAGCCCGAGGTCATGCGTGCCGCATTGGCTGCCGGCGCCGATATGATCAACGACATCTATGGGTTCAGGCGGCCTGGTGCCCTGGACGCTGTCGCCGGCAGTGGCTGCGGGCTTTGTGTGATGCATATGCAGGGCGAACCCAAAACCATGCAGCAAGCCCCGCAGTACGGCGATCTGGTGCACGACGTCGAGGCCTTCCTGCATGACCGGGTAAGAGCCATACGCGCCTGCGGCATCGACAGCGGCCGTATTGTTCTCGACCCTGGCTTCGGCTTTGGCAAGACGGCTGCACAAAATTATCTTTTATTGCGTCGACTGGACGAAATGGACAGCCTGGGCTGCCCATGGCTGATCGGAGTGTCGCGCAAATCCATGATAGGCCACGTAAGCGGCGGAACGCCGAGCGAACGTGTACCCGGCAGCATAGCGGCCGCGCTGGCGGGCATCGCCCGCGGTGTGCACATCGTGCGGGTGCACGATGTGCGCGCCACCGCCGAAGCGGTCAAGGTTTGGCGCGCCATCGAACACGGAGACTTTTTATGA
- the ftsH gene encoding ATP-dependent zinc metalloprotease FtsH encodes MNNSFSKVAIWMVIALVLFTVFKQFDGRATTAETVTYTQFINDAQAGRISKVDIQGDTLYVTPDTGRPYSLTSPGDLWMVPELVKSGVQVSGKAREEPSFLTSLFISWFPMLLLIGVWIFFMRQMQGGGKGGAFSFGKSRARMMDENTNHITFADVAGCDEAKEDVQELVDFLRDPTKFQRLGGRIPRGVLMVGSPGTGKTLLAKAIAGEAKVPFFSISGSDFVEMFVGVGAARVRDMFENAKKQAPCIIFIDEIDAVGRQRGAGLGGGNDEREQTLNQLLVEMDGFETGQGVLVIAATNRPDVLDPALLRPGRFDRQVVVSLPDIRGREQILKVHMRKVPLATNVDAMVLARGTPGFSGADLANLVNEAALFAARRSGRTVEMSDFEKAKDKIIMGAERRSLIMPEEERRNTAYHESGHALVARMLPKTDPVHKVTIIPRGRALGVTMQLPEGDRYSMDKDRLLNTIAVLFGGRIAEEVFMNQMTTGASNDFERATAIARDIVTRYGMTDSLGPVVYAENEGEVFLGRSVTKTTHVSEATMQKVDHEIRAIIDQQYQVARKIIEENRDKIEAMTAALLEWETIDADQINDIIEGRPPRAPQPPSSSNDTSDHTPPTGLTSAGGSAAATPV; translated from the coding sequence TTGAACAACTCGTTTTCCAAGGTCGCGATCTGGATGGTGATCGCGCTGGTCCTGTTCACTGTTTTCAAGCAGTTCGACGGGCGCGCGACCACGGCCGAAACCGTGACATACACGCAGTTCATCAACGATGCACAAGCTGGCCGTATCAGCAAGGTCGACATTCAGGGCGACACCTTATATGTTACGCCCGATACTGGCCGTCCTTATAGCCTGACTTCACCTGGCGACCTCTGGATGGTCCCCGAACTGGTCAAGTCCGGCGTTCAGGTATCCGGCAAGGCCCGCGAAGAGCCATCCTTCCTCACCAGCCTGTTCATATCGTGGTTCCCCATGCTGCTGCTTATCGGCGTGTGGATCTTCTTCATGCGTCAGATGCAAGGTGGCGGCAAGGGCGGGGCATTCAGCTTTGGAAAATCCCGCGCCCGCATGATGGACGAAAACACCAATCACATCACTTTTGCCGACGTTGCTGGTTGCGACGAAGCCAAGGAAGACGTGCAAGAGCTCGTCGACTTCCTGCGCGACCCCACCAAATTCCAGCGTCTGGGCGGTCGTATCCCGCGTGGCGTACTCATGGTGGGTTCGCCCGGTACCGGTAAAACCTTGCTGGCCAAGGCGATTGCCGGCGAAGCAAAGGTGCCTTTTTTCAGCATTTCGGGTTCTGACTTCGTTGAAATGTTCGTGGGTGTGGGCGCCGCCCGCGTTCGCGACATGTTTGAAAACGCCAAGAAGCAGGCTCCCTGCATCATCTTCATCGACGAAATCGATGCTGTTGGACGTCAGCGGGGTGCCGGCCTGGGTGGTGGCAACGACGAACGCGAACAAACGCTTAACCAGTTGTTGGTCGAAATGGACGGTTTTGAAACCGGCCAGGGTGTGCTGGTTATCGCCGCCACCAACCGTCCCGACGTCCTGGATCCCGCCTTGTTGCGTCCGGGCCGCTTCGACCGTCAGGTGGTGGTGTCGCTGCCCGATATTCGTGGCCGCGAACAAATCCTGAAAGTCCATATGCGCAAGGTGCCCTTGGCCACCAACGTCGACGCCATGGTCCTGGCGCGAGGCACACCGGGCTTTTCCGGTGCTGACCTGGCCAACCTGGTTAACGAAGCTGCCTTGTTTGCCGCACGCCGCAGTGGGCGCACGGTCGAAATGAGCGACTTCGAAAAAGCCAAAGACAAAATCATCATGGGTGCCGAGCGCCGTTCGCTCATCATGCCCGAAGAAGAGCGCCGCAATACGGCGTATCACGAGTCCGGCCACGCCCTGGTGGCGCGCATGCTGCCCAAGACCGACCCCGTCCACAAGGTCACCATCATTCCTCGTGGCCGCGCGTTGGGCGTAACCATGCAGTTGCCGGAAGGCGATCGCTACAGCATGGACAAAGACCGTCTGCTCAACACCATCGCGGTCCTGTTCGGTGGCCGTATCGCCGAAGAAGTGTTCATGAACCAAATGACCACTGGGGCTTCCAACGACTTCGAGCGGGCCACGGCCATTGCGCGCGATATCGTCACGCGTTATGGCATGACCGATTCTTTGGGTCCTGTGGTTTACGCCGAGAACGAGGGCGAAGTCTTCCTGGGTCGCAGCGTTACCAAGACCACGCATGTTTCCGAAGCGACCATGCAAAAGGTCGACCACGAGATCCGCGCCATTATCGATCAGCAATATCAGGTGGCTCGCAAGATCATCGAAGAGAACCGCGACAAGATCGAAGCTATGACGGCAGCGCTGCTCGAATGGGAAACCATCGATGCCGACCAGATCAACGACATCATCGAGGGTCGTCCGCCACGGGCACCGCAGCCACCATCGTCCAGTAACGACACGTCCGACCACACGCCGCCCACCGGGCTGACGTCGGCCGGAGGCAGTGCCGCGGCAACACCTGTATAG
- a CDS encoding YhbY family RNA-binding protein has translation MAKLDFTSQERSALRAAAHPLRPVVLIGDRGLSESVLKEIDLNLNAHQLIKVRIAGEERDARNAMLETICDTLSCGLVHHLGKTLILYRPDLAAERAKAEAEYSTRAIRKPSEPHTPKKLAATGVTRTRRTEKAKRSAQKAEQAETAAPRARRAAAPAAAAPVHGIPRRPGSAMSLRAGARRNLRPTKPKV, from the coding sequence ATGGCAAAACTTGACTTTACTTCCCAAGAGCGCAGCGCCTTACGCGCCGCCGCCCACCCTTTGCGCCCCGTCGTCCTTATCGGCGATCGTGGGCTGTCGGAATCGGTGCTGAAAGAAATCGACCTTAACCTGAATGCGCATCAATTGATCAAGGTACGCATTGCGGGCGAAGAACGCGACGCGCGCAATGCCATGCTGGAAACCATTTGCGACACACTATCGTGTGGGCTGGTACACCATCTGGGTAAGACGCTTATTCTTTATCGCCCCGACCTTGCTGCCGAACGCGCCAAGGCCGAAGCCGAGTACAGCACCCGTGCCATACGCAAGCCGTCCGAACCGCATACGCCGAAAAAATTAGCGGCAACCGGTGTTACGCGTACGCGGCGTACTGAAAAAGCGAAACGTTCGGCCCAAAAGGCAGAGCAGGCCGAAACCGCCGCGCCTCGCGCCCGCCGTGCGGCGGCTCCGGCTGCAGCGGCCCCGGTACACGGCATACCGCGACGCCCCGGCAGCGCCATGTCTTTACGCGCGGGCGCCCGGCGCAACCTGCGTCCCACCAAACCAA
- a CDS encoding RlmE family RNA methyltransferase produces the protein MAKKKFSKDWIHQHINDPYVKMAQQKGYRARAAFKLSEIVDTEKLLRPGDVVVDLGSAPGSWSQIARERLVGPGGVIKGRIIALDMLPMEPIEGVEFMLGDFREDAVLNQLKELLGDARVDLVISDMAPNLSGVSSADSARIQHVCDLALDFACHHLAPDGALIVKAFHGSGFSQTVELFKRHFHRVVERKPKASRVKSSETFLVARRLKA, from the coding sequence ATGGCCAAGAAAAAATTCTCCAAAGACTGGATACATCAGCATATCAATGACCCATACGTTAAAATGGCGCAACAAAAAGGCTACCGCGCCCGTGCCGCCTTCAAACTGTCCGAAATCGTCGACACCGAAAAACTGTTGCGCCCCGGCGATGTTGTGGTTGATCTCGGTTCCGCACCCGGTAGTTGGTCACAAATAGCGCGCGAGCGGCTGGTCGGTCCGGGCGGTGTTATCAAAGGGCGCATCATTGCGCTGGACATGCTGCCCATGGAGCCCATCGAGGGCGTCGAGTTCATGTTGGGCGATTTCCGCGAAGACGCCGTACTGAACCAGCTAAAAGAATTGCTGGGCGACGCTAGGGTAGACCTTGTGATTTCCGACATGGCCCCCAATCTATCCGGTGTGAGTTCGGCCGATTCGGCCCGCATTCAGCACGTATGCGATCTGGCGCTCGATTTCGCTTGCCATCACCTGGCCCCCGACGGTGCTCTTATCGTCAAGGCATTTCATGGCAGCGGGTTCTCCCAGACCGTCGAATTATTCAAGCGACATTTCCACCGAGTCGTCGAACGCAAGCCTAAAGCCTCACGGGTGAAATCCTCTGAAACTTTTCTGGTCGCAAGACGGTTGAAAGCTTAG